From a single Pelodiscus sinensis isolate JC-2024 chromosome 4, ASM4963464v1, whole genome shotgun sequence genomic region:
- the FNBP4 gene encoding formin-binding protein 4 isoform X4, translating into MGDWQEVWDENTGCYYYWNTRTNEVTWELPQYLATQVQGLQRYQPSSAAGGEGSFLVAADLYPQEKGVAVASISRGTLLPKREVKKEVNEGVQALSSSEEEKKGVAASLLAPLVPEVVKEEEERWRRKVICKEEVEPVLEEKAAAEEVAVAAEDPDPCKDALEDPSQEGLCSVVQSGESSEEEQDTLELELVLERKKAELRALEEGDGSVSGSSPLSDGSQSASHDPVPKPPSKQGKWKLFVGAASPESTSRSSSKAGRETPEIKEAAVSAEATEETSDKEQEPEEVQDKVKPQGAPKAEEEEQDLKFQIGELANTLTSKLEFLGINRQSMSNFHMLLLQTETRIADWREGALNGNYLKRKLQDAAEQLKQYEINATPKGWSCHWDRDHRRYFYVNEQTGESQWEFPDGEEEEDGPAPDSKTEAAPKSAPKEKAEPSGDSTMENTTGPLSKDTFSGQASASSLVPLTPFWTLLQSSVPVLQPPLPLEVPPPPPPPPESPPPPPPPPPPPGEDGEIQEVEMEDEESEEPPAPGTEEDAPLKPLRPAITSSQSNSGGSAPAAPSTKPQKRKAGEMSTGLVQRAATIGSCPVLYSQPIAAASEYQARRGFCKARLLASAGSSWGHTDLHLSAVSAGPQPTGLSLQQSYLGMTVPAIVGYSECAVPSRLAATMAHPAPPRGALPAKGAMEQQPPPPPPPQPPPPPPPATKPLPPEKPRKGKKDKGKKGKAKMPSLVKKWQSIQRELDEEENSSSSDEDRELTSQKRIEEWKQQQLVSGMAERNANFEALPEDWRARLKRRKTTSST; encoded by the exons ATGGGAGACTGGCAAGAGGTCTGGGATGAGAACACCGGCTGCTACTATTACTGGAACACGCGGACCAATGAGGTGACCTGGGAGCTGCCGCAGTATCTCGCCACCCAGGTCCAGGGGCTGCAGCGTTATCAGCCCAG CTCTGCGGCAGGCGGGGAAGGGAGTTTCCTGGTGGCGGCAGATCTGTACCCTCAGGAGAAAGGGGTCGCTGTTGCCAGCATTAGCCGCGGGACTCTCCTACCCAAGCGAGAGGTGAAGAAG GAGGTGAACGAAGGCGTCCAGGCCCTCTCGAGCagtgaggaggagaagaagggggtgGCAGCgtccctgctggctcccctggtgcCCGAGGTggtgaaggaggaagaggagcgctGGAGGAGGAAGGTGATCTGTAAGGAGGAGGTCGAGCCAGTGCTGGAAGAGAAGGCAGCTGCAGAGGaagtggcagtggccgctgaggatCCGGACCCTTGCAAGGATGCTCTGGAAGACCCTTCCCAGGAGGGTCTGTGCAGCGTGGTGCAGTCAGGGGAGAGCAGTGAGGAGGAGCAGGACACGCTGGAGCTGGAGCTCGTGTTGGAGAGGAAGAAG GCGGAGCTGCGAGCCTTGGAGGAGGGCGATGGCAGCGTCTCGGGTTCCAGCCCGCTCTCCGATGGGAGCCAGTCAGCATCACACGACCCAGTGCCCAAGCCGCCCTCCAAGCAAGGGAAGTGGAAGCTTTTTGTCGgggctgccagcccagagtccaccagCCGCAGCTCTAgcaaggctggccgagagactccTGAAATCAAGGAAGCAG CAGTGAGTGCAGAAGCCACTGAGGAGACGTCGGACAAAGAGCAGGAGCCAGAGGAAGTCCAGGACAAAGTGAAACCTCAGGGGGCACCcaaagcagaggaggaggagcaggacctgaag TTTCAGATCGGAGAGCTGGCAAATACCCTGACTAGCAAACTGGAGTTCCTGGGCATCAACAGACAATCCATGTCCAACTTCCACATGCTGCTGTTGCAGACTGAG ACCCGTATTGCGGATTGGCGCGAAGGAGCTCTCAATGGAAACTACCTCAAACGCAAACTGCAAGACGCAGCTGAACAGCTAAAACAGTATGAAATAAACGCCACTCCTAAAGGCTGGTCCTGCCACTGGGACAG GGACCATAGGCGCTATTTCTATGTTAACGAGCAGACAGGAGAGTCCCAGTGGGAATTTCCAGATGGCGAGGAGGAAGAGGACGGGCCGGCCCCGGACAGTAAAACCGAGGCTGCTCCCAAATCGGCTCCGAAAGAGAAAGCTGAGCCCAGTGGTGACTCTACAATGGAGAACACCACAG GTCCTCTCAGCAAAGACACCTTCTCTGGCCAGGCTTCCGCTTCGTCTCTCGTGCCGCTCACCCCGTTCTGGACGCTGCTCCAGTCCTCtgtccctgtgctccagccccctctgcccttggaggtgcccccacctccgccgcctcctccagAGTCACCACCGCCCCCTCCACCGCCGCCGCCCCCTCCTGGGGAGGACGGAGAGATCCAGGAGGTAGAGATGGAGGATGAGGAAAGCGAGGAACCGCCAGCCCCAGGAACTGAGGAAGATGCTCCCCTGAAACCTCTTCGCCCAGCCATCACCAGCAGCCAG AGTAACTCCGGAGGCAGcgcgcctgctgccccctccactaAACCGCAGAAGAGGAAAGCCGGCGAGATGAGCACAGGGCTGGTGCAGCGAGCAGCGACCATCGGCAGCTGTCCCGTTCTCTACAGCCAGCCCATCGCGGCTGCCAGTGAGTACCAGGCCCGGCGCGGCTTCTGCAAGGCCAGGCTGCTAGCGtctgcagggagcagctggggacATACCGACCTCCATCTCTCTGCTGTGTCTGCAGGCCCGCAGCCCACGGGACTGAGCCTTCAGCAAAGTTACCTGGGCATGACCGTGCCAGCCATCGTGGGCTATTCGGAGTGTGCCGTGCCCTCTCGGCTCGCGGCCACCATGGCGCATCCAGCCCCTCCACGGGGAGCCCTGCCTGCCaagggggccatggagcagcagccGCCGCCCCCACCTCCGCCACAACCGccacccccgcctccccccgccaccaAACCGCTGCCTCCTGAGAAACCTCGCAAGGGGAAAAAGGACAAG GGCAAGAAGGGGAAAGCAAAAATGCCCTCGCTAGTGAAGAAGTGGCAGAGCATCCAGCGGGAGCTGGACGAGGAGGAGAACTCCAGCTCCAGCGATGAGGACCGGGAGCTCACCTCTCAGAAGCGCATCGAGgagtggaagcagcagcagctagtgAG TGGCATGGCGGAGAGGAACGCCAATTTCGAGGCCCTGCCAGAGGACTGGCGCGCACGGCTCAAGCGGAGGAAAACCACTTCGAGCACATGA